One Chitinophaga varians DNA window includes the following coding sequences:
- a CDS encoding Fur family transcriptional regulator, translating to MKRRNTQAQTEILQVLKSTDRALSHEQLQAALEAKVDRATIYRVLNRFCEDGLVHKVMDDDGKQHFAYCAGCDKPNNKHNHNHFHFKCRKCGTVECLQNKVHIPLPEGYVITDFNGMILGYCKECAVNEEGL from the coding sequence ATGAAAAGAAGGAACACACAGGCCCAGACGGAGATCTTACAAGTGCTTAAAAGCACGGACAGAGCGTTAAGCCATGAACAGTTACAGGCAGCGCTGGAAGCTAAAGTTGACCGTGCCACGATCTACCGGGTGTTAAACCGCTTCTGTGAGGATGGGCTGGTACATAAAGTTATGGACGATGACGGCAAACAGCACTTTGCCTATTGTGCCGGTTGTGACAAACCGAACAATAAACACAACCACAATCATTTTCATTTTAAGTGCCGGAAATGCGGAACAGTGGAGTGCCTGCAAAACAAGGTACATATCCCTTTGCCGGAAGGGTATGTGATCACGGATTTTAACGGGATGATATTGGGGTATTGCAAGGAGTGCGCTGTCAATGAAGAAGGCTTGTAA
- a CDS encoding GxGYxYP domain-containing protein: protein MYNPTHLYFRAIVMFLSIQLLWNTSLTAQISWPASQILPSFPAPAQTQDLIMLRESTSRWEAEGPALSHKTGRLETDGWLCQTGIDAPNEHMVYGPYDNSLPAGPNVAEFRMKIDNNTANNDPVVDIDVRNATTGQVLASQTITRQQFPIASNYTNFTLPFTIPANNQSIELRIYWRGAAYIKVDWVGVQQNSTAAEMYLFASLKGVVNRTQPRIFSYEGDAFAEGPYTWLQSLGLNWSEVADKWSLITKYRSEISGLIVYDPAQIHTVNLATMLARDKRALVVSPLLLPRLTAAPYNIPIVMDLRGQFTSKLQVYQTLYSTYWPNLDHRVLIGLNPDVHKAALREYAAALGAAVIWLDPAVPAESTLLNSFLSTMPAGANFMGWWPEEGPGVERSSTYGIPTIASDWSTNLTLHSGTPRTINIKPMPPKPPLQNKLYVAFILSDGDNLQYIEHLMRKLWNNPDRGSVPIGWTLSPAMVDAMPGALNYLWQTSTNNDNLISGPSGYGYTYPNSWTDQQLLNQFVTKTESYNQRAGFRVVTIWNTITGGISQNTGQTFAQKAPSLLGMTGQNTGGGLTIYNNSLPGMALSCNYCTNEQAMKDHIAAAAAGWNGNSPRFIIIQAQPWQNVTPTSFKNVANSLNADYVLVRPDHIFQLIREANSLPVGASGNTTPTTPVQHFRH from the coding sequence ATGTACAACCCAACACACTTGTATTTCAGGGCCATAGTTATGTTTTTGTCCATACAGCTGTTATGGAACACTTCCCTGACCGCCCAGATCTCATGGCCGGCCAGTCAGATTTTACCTTCTTTTCCGGCGCCTGCACAAACGCAGGATTTAATTATGTTGCGGGAGTCCACCTCCCGCTGGGAGGCAGAAGGCCCGGCGCTCAGCCACAAAACGGGCCGGCTGGAAACTGACGGATGGTTATGCCAGACAGGCATTGACGCGCCCAATGAGCATATGGTCTATGGCCCGTATGACAACAGTTTGCCGGCAGGGCCTAACGTTGCAGAGTTCCGGATGAAGATCGATAACAATACCGCCAACAATGACCCGGTGGTAGATATCGATGTAAGAAACGCTACCACGGGGCAGGTACTTGCTTCGCAGACCATCACCCGGCAGCAGTTTCCCATCGCGTCGAACTATACGAATTTTACGCTGCCCTTCACAATTCCTGCCAATAATCAATCGATAGAGTTGCGCATCTACTGGCGGGGAGCGGCCTACATAAAGGTGGACTGGGTGGGTGTTCAGCAGAACAGCACTGCTGCGGAAATGTATTTGTTTGCATCCCTGAAAGGTGTGGTCAACAGAACGCAGCCCCGTATCTTCTCTTACGAAGGCGATGCTTTTGCAGAAGGGCCCTACACCTGGTTACAGTCCCTGGGTTTGAACTGGTCGGAGGTTGCCGACAAATGGAGCCTGATCACCAAATACCGCAGCGAGATATCCGGCCTGATCGTGTATGACCCGGCGCAGATACATACCGTCAACCTGGCCACGATGCTGGCCAGAGACAAGCGGGCATTGGTGGTATCACCGTTGTTGCTGCCCCGGTTGACGGCCGCGCCTTATAATATTCCCATCGTCATGGATTTACGCGGACAGTTCACCAGCAAGCTGCAAGTGTACCAAACGCTGTATAGTACCTATTGGCCTAACCTTGATCATCGTGTGCTGATAGGCCTGAACCCCGACGTGCATAAAGCCGCGCTACGGGAATATGCCGCCGCGCTGGGTGCCGCAGTGATATGGCTGGACCCTGCCGTGCCTGCGGAAAGCACGCTGCTGAACAGTTTCCTCAGCACGATGCCGGCAGGCGCCAATTTTATGGGATGGTGGCCGGAAGAGGGCCCTGGCGTGGAACGGTCTTCCACCTACGGCATCCCTACTATTGCGAGCGACTGGAGCACTAATCTCACCTTACACAGCGGCACCCCGAGAACGATCAACATCAAACCGATGCCGCCAAAACCGCCGCTGCAAAATAAACTCTACGTCGCCTTTATATTGAGTGATGGTGATAACCTGCAGTATATAGAACACCTGATGCGTAAACTCTGGAACAATCCGGACCGCGGGTCAGTGCCTATCGGGTGGACGTTGTCGCCAGCCATGGTAGATGCTATGCCCGGTGCGCTCAACTACCTGTGGCAAACTTCCACCAATAATGACAACCTGATTTCGGGGCCTTCCGGTTACGGCTATACGTATCCCAACAGCTGGACTGACCAGCAGCTGTTAAACCAGTTTGTGACAAAAACAGAATCGTATAACCAGCGTGCAGGCTTCCGCGTGGTGACCATATGGAACACCATCACCGGCGGTATCAGTCAGAATACAGGGCAGACCTTCGCCCAGAAAGCTCCGTCGCTGTTGGGCATGACAGGACAGAATACCGGCGGCGGACTAACGATTTATAACAACAGTCTGCCCGGGATGGCACTTTCCTGTAATTATTGTACCAATGAACAGGCGATGAAAGATCATATCGCTGCGGCCGCCGCCGGTTGGAACGGGAACAGTCCCCGCTTTATCATTATACAGGCGCAACCCTGGCAGAACGTAACACCTACCAGTTTTAAGAACGTTGCCAACTCGTTGAATGCGGACTATGTGCTGGTGCGGCCAGACCATATCTTCCAGCTGATCAGGGAGGCGAACAGCCTGCCTGTCGGAGCGTCGGGCAATACTACCCCAACGACGCCGGTCCAGCATTTCAGGCATTAG
- a CDS encoding DinB family protein, protein MKTFFKELFEYNHGVNQQIWNVLHANADKASEKALKLYCHILNGHQAWNNRIAARDVVPGIWDVHTLQQCLDIDKINYEHSLSIIDQYEMNDIIRHPKIKGKPFGKKVSEILFHIINHSTYHRAQIATEFRQGALEPVMTDFIFYEKD, encoded by the coding sequence ATGAAAACTTTCTTCAAAGAATTATTTGAATACAATCATGGTGTCAATCAACAAATTTGGAATGTGCTGCACGCCAATGCTGACAAGGCATCTGAGAAAGCGTTGAAATTATATTGCCATATTCTCAATGGCCATCAGGCCTGGAATAACCGGATAGCGGCGCGAGATGTGGTTCCCGGCATCTGGGACGTACATACTTTGCAACAGTGCCTGGATATCGATAAAATAAACTATGAACATTCTTTATCTATTATCGATCAGTATGAAATGAATGACATCATCCGACACCCTAAGATTAAAGGAAAACCTTTCGGCAAAAAGGTTTCTGAGATATTGTTCCATATCATCAACCATTCTACCTATCACCGGGCGCAGATAGCAACGGAATTCCGGCAGGGGGCGCTGGAGCCGGTCATGACGGATTTTATTTTTTATGAGAAAGACTGA
- a CDS encoding sugar phosphate isomerase/epimerase family protein: protein MELGIHNWMRSETIETTIRRVAALGYTRLEIAGNPEQYDTKHINQLMKDHGLSCWGSVTLMLGERNLLARDEAQRARSVQYVKDVVKMVKELNGHMVSVVPGTVGKIVPDGRPEEEWKWAVDALKEIYDYSEAAGVLLGIEPINRFETYFINRAEQALALAAAVGPNCGVCLDTFHMNIEEDDMYASIRKAKGKLAGFHVADNNRMAPGMGHLNWEKIVATLKETGYDGVLSVEFCSPLDRTPANPYPDSIDEHPENLSPEQAKFLADHGSSSVTEAFYTMLTSRSFNTLSKLI, encoded by the coding sequence ATGGAACTTGGAATACACAACTGGATGCGCTCCGAAACGATAGAGACTACCATCAGAAGAGTAGCCGCGCTCGGATATACCCGGCTGGAAATTGCCGGCAATCCTGAACAATATGATACAAAACACATCAATCAGCTCATGAAGGACCATGGCCTGTCCTGCTGGGGCTCCGTAACGCTGATGCTGGGAGAACGCAACCTGCTGGCCAGAGATGAAGCACAACGGGCACGCTCGGTACAATACGTGAAAGATGTGGTGAAAATGGTGAAGGAACTGAATGGCCATATGGTGTCGGTAGTGCCAGGCACCGTTGGTAAAATCGTCCCCGACGGCAGGCCGGAAGAAGAGTGGAAATGGGCCGTGGACGCATTGAAGGAGATCTACGATTACAGCGAGGCGGCCGGCGTATTGCTGGGCATAGAGCCCATCAACCGGTTTGAAACGTACTTCATCAACAGAGCTGAACAGGCGCTAGCACTGGCGGCGGCCGTTGGGCCCAATTGCGGTGTTTGCCTGGACACTTTCCACATGAATATCGAAGAAGATGACATGTATGCGTCCATCAGAAAAGCGAAAGGAAAACTGGCCGGTTTCCACGTGGCGGACAACAACCGCATGGCGCCAGGCATGGGCCATCTCAACTGGGAGAAGATCGTGGCCACTTTAAAAGAGACCGGCTATGATGGCGTGCTGTCCGTGGAATTCTGTTCACCGCTGGACCGAACACCGGCCAATCCGTATCCGGATTCCATCGACGAGCACCCGGAAAACCTCTCGCCTGAGCAGGCGAAGTTCCTCGCAGACCACGGCAGTTCGTCCGTTACTGAAGCATTTTACACCATGCTGACCAGCCGGTCATTTAATACTTTATCAAAACTTATTTAG
- a CDS encoding FAD-dependent oxidoreductase, producing MDQLDRRHFIRKTGILALGAVIPYTATLKGLSAPASTAVFDIVVYGGTSGGVMAAIQAARMGKTVALIEPGKHLGGLTSGGLGWVDVGDPHTIGGLAREYFHRVWKHYRNDSAWKWEKKHAMAEQHAALAPDDQTMWILEPSVAERLFDQMVSEAKVTVVKNERLDRGSGVKMERNKITSIRMESGRVFTAGMFIDATYEGDLMAACGVSYIVGREPNSRYQETNNGIRPLPLPGRFPEGIDPYRVKGNPQSGLLDRVCPDRGGNVGDGDKGVQAYNYRLCLTNIPENRVSIEKPAGYKDEQYELLFRFIEAGGMESDFFKTSLQGSFLKLDRLPNGKTDTNNNGYISTDFVGMSWNYPEADYSTREHIANMHEQWQRGLIWTLQHHPRIPAAVRQRYIPWGLAKDEFTDTGNWPFQLYIREARRMVGDVVITEHTALAKEVAPDPVGLGSYHMDSHAIKLFVSPTGFVTSEGGMFVHIPAPFGISYRAIIPRRGECGNLLVPLCASVTHAAYGSIRMEPVFMVLGQSAATAASLAIDHNTAVQDVPYDRLRARLLKDRQIIFNR from the coding sequence ATGGACCAGTTAGACAGACGCCATTTCATCCGGAAGACCGGTATACTTGCGCTGGGCGCAGTGATCCCGTATACAGCCACCCTGAAGGGCCTGTCTGCTCCGGCTTCGACAGCAGTATTTGATATAGTCGTTTACGGTGGAACGAGCGGCGGCGTAATGGCCGCCATCCAGGCAGCACGCATGGGTAAGACCGTGGCGTTGATAGAGCCGGGAAAACACCTGGGCGGCCTCACCAGCGGGGGGCTTGGCTGGGTGGACGTAGGAGACCCGCACACCATCGGCGGACTGGCAAGGGAGTATTTCCACCGCGTCTGGAAACACTACCGCAACGATAGCGCCTGGAAATGGGAGAAAAAGCATGCCATGGCCGAACAACATGCTGCGCTGGCACCCGATGACCAAACCATGTGGATATTGGAACCCTCTGTGGCAGAACGGCTGTTCGATCAGATGGTAAGCGAAGCAAAGGTGACCGTGGTAAAGAACGAACGGCTGGACCGCGGCAGCGGCGTGAAAATGGAGCGAAACAAAATTACCAGCATCCGGATGGAATCGGGCCGTGTTTTCACGGCCGGTATGTTCATTGACGCCACGTATGAAGGCGATCTGATGGCAGCGTGCGGCGTATCTTACATAGTTGGGCGGGAACCCAACAGCCGTTATCAGGAAACAAACAATGGCATCCGCCCCTTGCCGCTTCCGGGGCGCTTCCCCGAAGGCATCGATCCGTACCGGGTGAAGGGAAATCCGCAAAGTGGCCTGCTTGACCGCGTGTGTCCCGACCGGGGAGGAAATGTGGGAGACGGGGACAAGGGGGTACAGGCTTACAACTACCGGCTGTGTCTTACCAATATCCCCGAAAACCGGGTATCTATAGAAAAGCCGGCAGGCTACAAAGACGAACAGTATGAGCTGCTGTTCCGCTTCATCGAAGCAGGAGGGATGGAAAGTGATTTTTTCAAAACGTCGTTGCAGGGCAGTTTTCTAAAACTCGACCGGCTGCCCAATGGCAAAACCGATACTAACAACAACGGCTATATTTCCACTGACTTTGTGGGCATGAGCTGGAATTACCCGGAGGCGGACTACAGCACCCGCGAGCATATAGCCAACATGCATGAGCAATGGCAACGGGGACTGATCTGGACATTGCAGCACCATCCGCGTATCCCGGCGGCTGTGCGTCAGCGTTATATCCCATGGGGACTGGCAAAAGACGAGTTTACCGATACAGGCAACTGGCCGTTCCAGCTTTATATCCGTGAAGCCCGCCGCATGGTCGGCGATGTGGTGATCACGGAACACACGGCACTGGCCAAAGAGGTGGCGCCAGACCCGGTGGGACTTGGCTCTTACCATATGGACTCCCACGCAATAAAACTTTTTGTATCGCCCACCGGCTTCGTTACGAGCGAAGGCGGCATGTTCGTACACATACCGGCGCCCTTTGGCATCAGTTATCGGGCCATTATACCCAGGCGTGGCGAATGCGGGAATCTGCTGGTGCCGCTTTGCGCGTCCGTCACCCATGCAGCATATGGCTCTATCCGGATGGAACCGGTTTTTATGGTGCTGGGACAGTCTGCTGCTACAGCGGCGAGCCTTGCGATAGACCATAACACCGCCGTTCAGGATGTGCCGTATGACAGGCTGCGCGCCCGTTTATTAAAAGACAGACAGATCATTTTTAATCGGTAA
- a CDS encoding RidA family protein: MARKIHAYGKALSAVVIAAALYSCNQEIPKKEAPKTEARPEYFLLRPELEKMYGYTQAVKVGNIVKVGGVISIDDKGNLTGKGDYGQQMTNVYASLEKVLKHYGCTFDNVILENIYTTSMAELQKNAAYRQKIYTHRFPTGSWIGVKELGLPDAMIEIEIEALISKEQ, from the coding sequence ATGGCCAGAAAGATTCATGCATACGGAAAAGCGTTGTCAGCGGTTGTTATAGCGGCTGCCCTGTACAGCTGTAACCAGGAAATACCGAAGAAAGAAGCCCCAAAAACGGAGGCCAGGCCGGAATATTTCCTGCTCCGCCCGGAACTGGAAAAAATGTACGGCTATACGCAGGCTGTAAAAGTGGGAAACATTGTGAAAGTGGGCGGCGTTATCAGCATAGACGATAAAGGAAACCTGACAGGGAAGGGCGATTACGGGCAACAAATGACGAACGTTTATGCCAGCCTGGAAAAAGTGCTGAAGCACTACGGTTGTACTTTCGATAACGTCATCCTGGAAAACATCTACACTACCAGCATGGCTGAACTTCAAAAGAACGCGGCCTACCGGCAAAAAATATATACGCATCGTTTCCCGACGGGCAGCTGGATCGGCGTGAAAGAACTGGGATTGCCCGATGCCATGATCGAAATAGAAATAGAAGCGCTGATTTCAAAAGAACAATAA
- a CDS encoding mandelate racemase/muconate lactonizing enzyme family protein, protein MKIANVEAFWLRCPVPKEKQHTSDYGLLANFDMTLVVITTEDGLQGFGEAKAAVGSSGVCASIVNCIENELKPALIGKQVKDITRLWEEMYNGTRDHYALSRGRKFPVLGRRGLTVSAMSGIDTALWDLKGKMLNVPVMDLLGGACRDKMPAYASGGWADADNIGTQLKGYVDKGFGGVKMRVGVMDRTVQTSIERVKAARAALGPDIKLMTDAHGTFSVPEAKQFCRGVRDCNLYWFEEPISPDNRKGTAEVRASTHIPIAAGESEYTSFDINELLDIRAIDVIQPDAAIIGGISEAVRVAHLATVHQLELAPHCWGSAFSFMAGLNVAFASPSATIIEFSLGGNPMMYELVKEQITVTDGHLPAPTAPGLGVSPDWDFVRDFKQKV, encoded by the coding sequence ATGAAAATAGCTAATGTAGAGGCATTTTGGTTGCGCTGTCCCGTTCCAAAAGAAAAACAACATACTTCAGATTATGGATTATTGGCCAATTTCGACATGACGCTGGTGGTGATCACAACAGAAGACGGCCTTCAGGGATTTGGCGAAGCCAAAGCTGCTGTAGGATCTTCAGGAGTATGCGCCTCGATTGTAAACTGTATCGAAAATGAACTGAAACCTGCTTTAATTGGAAAACAGGTGAAAGATATCACCCGTCTCTGGGAGGAAATGTATAACGGCACCCGTGACCATTACGCGTTGTCAAGAGGCCGGAAGTTCCCGGTGCTTGGCAGGAGGGGGCTTACGGTATCTGCTATGAGCGGCATTGACACGGCCTTGTGGGACCTGAAAGGAAAAATGCTGAACGTACCGGTGATGGACCTGCTCGGCGGCGCCTGCAGGGATAAGATGCCGGCTTATGCCAGCGGTGGCTGGGCAGACGCAGACAATATCGGCACGCAACTGAAAGGCTACGTGGATAAAGGCTTCGGGGGCGTTAAAATGCGTGTAGGCGTTATGGATAGGACCGTGCAGACCAGCATTGAAAGAGTGAAAGCCGCCAGGGCCGCCCTAGGGCCGGACATCAAACTAATGACCGATGCCCACGGCACTTTCAGCGTGCCGGAAGCAAAACAATTCTGCCGCGGCGTGCGGGACTGCAACCTGTACTGGTTTGAGGAACCGATCAGCCCCGATAACAGAAAAGGGACCGCGGAAGTAAGGGCGTCCACTCATATTCCCATCGCGGCCGGCGAAAGTGAATACACCAGTTTCGATATCAATGAACTGTTGGACATACGCGCCATTGATGTGATACAACCGGATGCGGCCATCATTGGCGGTATTTCCGAGGCCGTGCGGGTAGCGCACCTGGCGACGGTACACCAGCTGGAGCTGGCGCCGCACTGCTGGGGATCTGCTTTCTCCTTTATGGCCGGACTGAATGTGGCCTTCGCATCACCTTCGGCCACCATTATCGAGTTCTCCCTCGGCGGAAACCCTATGATGTATGAGTTGGTAAAGGAACAAATCACAGTGACGGACGGCCATCTGCCGGCGCCAACTGCACCAGGGCTGGGAGTAAGCCCCGACTGGGATTTTGTACGGGATTTTAAACAAAAAGTATAG
- a CDS encoding heparin lyase I family protein, whose protein sequence is MKTPPAIATLLLASSALLTLTHCTKNMNGPDGPTTVTANNSTVATIGIQSLLFDGDAALGASNVWKVLNVEGDGAITVDTDPVYGQVWKFYKPAGSHRTEGHGAKNYQAAEGDDIYIGWRSKLDIPANQNTNAVFQWKAYGSTLPMTQNFPIVVSTNSSGNLHLMHYAPGKIGTEVWVTPLSRNTWNSMVLRIKVSRDANIGFIEFWYNGVKQTLVNGTQRYPARTLDADFCDPKFGVYGGDPANITNYVHAIKIASSYAEAAPDGNGSTLSATLYQNCSYAGWSAAFGIGAYTTADITAKGGVNNDASSLKVPAGLKATLFDGDNFTGDSLVLTADGSCLKNNNFNDKVSSLKVTPN, encoded by the coding sequence ATGAAAACACCCCCGGCAATTGCCACCCTCCTGTTAGCCAGCAGCGCCTTGCTTACCCTGACGCATTGTACCAAAAACATGAACGGCCCTGACGGCCCCACTACCGTTACCGCCAACAACAGCACTGTTGCCACCATAGGCATACAGTCCCTCCTGTTTGACGGCGACGCTGCATTAGGCGCGTCCAACGTATGGAAAGTGCTCAACGTTGAAGGTGATGGCGCCATCACGGTAGACACCGACCCCGTTTACGGACAGGTATGGAAATTCTACAAACCGGCCGGCAGCCACCGTACGGAAGGACATGGCGCTAAAAACTATCAGGCCGCGGAAGGTGATGACATCTATATCGGATGGCGGTCGAAGCTGGACATACCGGCCAACCAGAATACCAACGCGGTATTCCAGTGGAAGGCCTACGGCTCCACCCTTCCTATGACGCAAAATTTCCCTATCGTTGTCAGCACCAACAGCTCCGGCAATCTTCACCTGATGCATTACGCACCCGGTAAGATAGGCACCGAAGTATGGGTTACGCCCCTCTCCCGCAACACCTGGAACTCCATGGTGCTGCGCATCAAAGTGTCCAGGGACGCCAATATCGGGTTCATAGAATTCTGGTATAACGGTGTCAAACAAACGCTGGTCAACGGTACGCAACGTTACCCTGCCCGTACCCTCGACGCAGATTTCTGCGATCCGAAATTCGGCGTGTACGGCGGCGATCCGGCCAACATCACCAACTATGTGCATGCTATCAAAATAGCGTCGTCCTATGCGGAGGCTGCTCCTGACGGCAACGGCAGTACGTTGTCTGCAACGCTGTACCAGAATTGCAGTTATGCCGGATGGTCTGCCGCCTTCGGCATCGGCGCTTATACGACAGCAGACATCACGGCCAAAGGCGGTGTCAATAATGACGCATCCTCGCTCAAAGTGCCGGCTGGACTGAAAGCCACCTTGTTTGACGGCGACAATTTCACCGGCGACTCACTGGTATTGACCGCCGACGGCAGCTGCCTGAAGAACAACAACTTTAATGATAAAGTGTCTTCATTAAAGGTGACGCCCAACTGA
- a CDS encoding RagB/SusD family nutrient uptake outer membrane protein produces the protein MLTYKKTLLLFVTALSLAGCSGKLDEPQPDTSIDLDHVQPQQLPLLLQGAYKPDGVYYQSYPVWDIYSDDIVSIQGGTPTQFNPIGYDACNPTVEDGFGNGRTINSAYKSIGNANFIINYIRSKKLSDMQPLLGEALTIRAYQYTRLVETYGGVILTLETETDINKIRRDKNTEAEVYASIVADLTEAIPLLKDFTTSNAACKQTAQLLLARVYLQLGKHQEAGDLAQQVISSGKFSLVNSNYGQVFQFGSTSREMMWRGVDGPLSNNFNRYGMYSFYSPAAPFKGNSPGLTWISDELVKLYEPTDIRSQLLRRQRNAVTGQEVTYLLKFSTDTLQSTSSTYAIYPYIRYSEALLIAAEASARKGVVDVTYYNQLRTARKAGTKSNGDFADAAAFLKELENERRREFVGEGRRWQDMRRFGTAIPFLAAKGKDATRLYLPFNSTELARNPNLTQNKGY, from the coding sequence ATGCTGACATATAAAAAAACGCTGTTGTTATTTGTTACCGCACTGTCGCTGGCTGGTTGCAGCGGTAAACTGGATGAACCACAACCGGATACCTCCATCGATCTGGACCACGTACAGCCGCAGCAGCTGCCGCTATTGTTACAGGGCGCTTATAAGCCTGATGGCGTATACTACCAGTCCTACCCGGTATGGGACATTTATAGTGATGACATTGTATCTATCCAGGGAGGCACGCCTACGCAGTTTAACCCGATTGGTTATGATGCGTGCAATCCTACTGTGGAAGATGGTTTCGGCAATGGCCGCACTATTAACAGCGCCTACAAGTCCATCGGCAACGCTAATTTTATCATCAATTATATCCGGAGCAAAAAGTTGTCAGACATGCAGCCCTTGCTGGGGGAAGCGCTGACGATACGGGCGTACCAGTACACACGGCTGGTGGAAACCTACGGTGGCGTTATTTTGACGTTGGAAACAGAAACGGATATCAACAAAATCCGTCGAGATAAAAATACTGAAGCAGAAGTGTATGCGTCCATCGTCGCCGATCTTACCGAAGCTATTCCCCTGTTGAAGGATTTTACTACCTCCAATGCGGCCTGTAAACAAACAGCGCAACTGCTGCTGGCAAGGGTTTACCTGCAACTGGGCAAACATCAGGAGGCGGGCGATCTCGCGCAACAGGTGATCAGCTCCGGCAAGTTCTCGCTGGTAAACAGTAACTATGGACAAGTGTTCCAGTTTGGCAGCACGTCACGGGAAATGATGTGGAGAGGGGTTGACGGGCCGTTGAGCAACAATTTCAACCGCTACGGCATGTACTCCTTTTACAGCCCTGCCGCGCCGTTTAAGGGAAACAGCCCCGGGCTTACCTGGATAAGCGACGAGCTGGTAAAATTGTACGAACCAACAGATATCCGGAGCCAGTTGCTGCGCCGGCAACGTAATGCGGTCACCGGACAGGAAGTGACCTACCTGCTGAAGTTCTCCACAGATACGTTGCAATCCACTTCTTCCACCTATGCCATTTATCCGTATATCCGTTACAGTGAGGCCCTGCTGATAGCCGCAGAAGCCAGCGCCAGAAAAGGCGTGGTGGACGTGACCTACTACAACCAGCTGAGAACGGCCCGTAAGGCCGGCACCAAAAGCAACGGCGACTTTGCCGATGCGGCTGCCTTCCTGAAAGAGCTGGAGAATGAAAGAAGACGGGAATTTGTGGGAGAAGGCCGCCGCTGGCAGGACATGCGCCGCTTTGGTACCGCTATTCCTTTCCTGGCCGCGAAAGGTAAAGACGCTACCCGCCTGTACCTGCCTTTTAATTCAACAGAGCTTGCCAGGAACCCTAACCTGACACAGAACAAAGGATATTGA
- a CDS encoding AraC family transcriptional regulator: MKVAYRHISSPEDASFVIKEFCQPRFTNTFHFHHGHELILMVKSSGKVYAGNKVINFSAGEIYMFGPGLVHCFCNDNMPAGADEEVAHAIIVQFTEDFLGKDFFDKLELRKIKELMQLSERGIQFRKIPPVLSTMFFQFQANQQMKNLIILLQLLDGLSQQNSEHVMLLTDDPRKIHYKDVDSKKLESIFKYVLENYHTHVDSKSAASLACMNEAAFCRYFKRRTSKTFSQFVNETRISHATKLLIGTDHGIAEICYACGFDNISYFNRQFKIYQGKSPREYRKALVESNAGAPSYRPTVD; this comes from the coding sequence ATGAAAGTAGCCTACCGACACATCTCTAGCCCGGAAGATGCCAGCTTTGTGATCAAGGAATTTTGTCAGCCGCGCTTTACGAACACCTTTCATTTTCATCACGGGCATGAGTTGATCCTGATGGTAAAAAGTTCCGGTAAAGTATATGCGGGCAACAAGGTGATCAACTTCAGCGCGGGAGAGATCTACATGTTCGGTCCTGGCCTGGTCCACTGTTTTTGTAACGACAATATGCCTGCCGGCGCCGACGAAGAAGTGGCCCACGCCATCATCGTACAGTTTACCGAAGACTTCCTGGGCAAGGATTTTTTTGACAAACTGGAATTAAGGAAGATAAAAGAGCTGATGCAATTGTCTGAGCGCGGCATTCAATTCAGAAAAATACCGCCCGTGCTCAGTACGATGTTTTTTCAGTTCCAGGCCAACCAGCAAATGAAAAACCTGATCATATTGCTACAGCTGCTGGACGGGCTGTCTCAACAAAACAGTGAACATGTAATGTTATTGACAGACGACCCCAGAAAGATACATTATAAGGATGTGGATTCAAAGAAGCTGGAATCTATATTTAAGTATGTCCTGGAGAATTATCATACACATGTGGACAGTAAATCGGCCGCCTCACTGGCATGCATGAACGAAGCCGCGTTTTGCCGCTACTTCAAAAGAAGGACCAGCAAAACATTCTCGCAGTTCGTTAACGAAACACGGATCAGCCATGCCACCAAATTATTGATCGGCACAGACCATGGCATCGCTGAAATATGCTATGCCTGCGGGTTTGATAACATATCCTATTTTAACAGGCAGTTTAAAATCTACCAGGGCAAATCTCCCCGGGAATACCGGAAGGCGTTGGTGGAAAGTAATGCGGGGGCGCCCAGTTACCGGCCTACGGTAGACTAA